The following is a genomic window from Coriobacteriaceae bacterium.
ACTCGCCCACCTTAAGGTCGGGCTCGTAGTTGGTGGGACACGTGGGGTTCACGCAAATCTCGAAGGCCTTCTGGCGGAACGGCTGGCATTTGATGCGCGGCGCGCCGCACTCGGGGCACACGGCCGCCTCGCCCTCGAGCGGACTTACCTTGACGCCACTCGGCACCGGATAGGTCACGTCGCAGTCGGGCCAGCCCATGCAGCCGATAAAGCTGCCGCGGGTCTTGGCGCTCGTCTTCATAACCAGGTCCTTGCCGCACTTGGGGCAGGCGCCCACGCGCGCGTCGGCCGTGACGGCGTCGCTGATGGCGTCGCCCAGCTCCTGCGTGTGCTTGAGCAGCTCGTCGAGCACGCCGGCCAGCAGCGCGCGCGAATGCGTCACGACATGCTCTTCGGTATCCTCGCCGCGTTCCACACGGGTCATGTCGCCGTCGAGCTCGCTGGTCATATCGGGGCTCGTGATGCGCGGGGCAAACTGCGTCAGCGCGTCGATGATGGCGATGCCCAGCTGGCTCGGCTCAACGGGATCGTTTTTGAGGTAGCGCACGGCATACAGGCGCTCGATGATGCTCGCGCGCGTGGACTTGGTGCCCAGGCCGCGCTTCTCCATCTCCTGCACGAGCTTGCCCTGGCTGTAGCGTGCGGGCGGCTCGGTCTGCTTGGCCTCGAGCTTAATGTCGAACACGTCGACCGTATCGCCCTGCTCCAGCGGCGGCATCTGCTCATCGCGCTTAAGGCCGTACGGATAGGCCTCGCGGAAGCCCGGGGTCACGAGCACGTCGCCCGAGGCCACAAACGGCTCGCCGTTGACGTCGAGCTCGAGCTTGGTGTTCTCGATAGTCGCGGGGCCCATGAGCGTCGCCAGGAAGCGACGGGCGATGAGGTCGTAGAGCTTGCGCTGGCCGCCGTCGAGTGTAGACGGATCGCCCTCGCCCGTGGGATAGATAGGCGGGTGGTCGGTGGTCTCGACCTTGCCGCGCGTGGGCTTCATGGGACCGGCGAGCACCTTTTTGCACACGGGCGCCAGCGCCGGGTTGATCTTTGCCAGGTCGCTCACCACGGCGCCCAGATCGAGCGTCGCAGGGTACACGGTATTGTCGACACGCGGGTAGCTGATGAGACCGGCCATGTAGAGGGACTCGGCGATGCGCATCGTACGCGCAGGCGAGATGCCCTCGGCCGCGGCGGCAGCCTGCAGCGAGGTGGTCGCAAACGGCGTGGGCGGCTGCTGTTTACGCGAGCGCTTGGTCACCGCGGCGACGGTTGCCGTCGCGACGCCGTCGACGTGACCATACGCCATCTCGGCAGCATCTTTGTCGGTAAAGCGCGCTGTCTTGTGAGCGATCTTAAAGCGGTCGTCCTCGGCGGCGCCCTGCGCGGCACCCATGCCGCGGATCTGCCAATAGTCCTCGGGCACAAACGCCATGCGCTCGCGCTCGCGCTCGACCACCAGGGCAAGCGTCGGCGTCTGCACGCGGCCGGCGGAGCGCACGTTACCAAAGCCGCCAAACTTGGCGAGCGTCAGGTAGCGCGTGAGCACCGCGCCCCAAATGAGGTCGATGTGCTGACGGCTCTCGCCGGCGTCGGCCAGGTTCTGGTCGAGCGTGACGAGATTATCGAAGGCGTGCGTGATCTCGGCCTTGGTAAACGAAGAGTACTGGGCGCGGGCGACCGGCAAGTCGGGCGCAACCTCGCGCACTTTGTTGAGAGCGTCCGAGCCGATCAGCTCGCCCTCGCGGTCGAAGTCCGTGGCGATAATGACACTGTCGGACTTCTTAGCCAGGTTCTTGAGCGAACGAATGAGCTCCTTCTCGGCCGGCAGCTTAATAACGGGAGCCCAGGTGAGGTAGGGCAGGCTCTCGAGCTTCCAGCCCTTGATGGAGATACCGTCGGCAAGGAACGGCTTGCGCTTGGTGTCATAAGGCGGACGGGCCAGGCCATCGGGCATGTCGGCCGGCAACATCTCGCCGTCCTCGGTGACCGAATACCAACCCAGCTTTTTATCGAACAGCACGCTGTCGCAAAAATCGGGCGCCAGGATGTGACCGGCAAGGCCGATGGTCACGCACTCCTCGCCCTTCCACTCAAAACGGTAGATGGCGGTGTTGTACACCTTGTCCTTTTTGGGCTTGCCCGTGGACAGACGCTCGGCGATCTGGCGCGCGGCGTCATTTTTCTCGGCGATGATGAGCTTCAAAAGAGGCTCCTATCTCATGTCTCTGCGGCTACGCCCGCCTTTTTGGCGGCCGACTTACGCCCTTGCTTGCTCGATCTGCCCGATGAGCCAATCGCACCAGGCATCCATGCCCTCGCCCTTGCGCGCGCTGACGGAAAACCGCGGCGCCTGCGGATTGAGGTCATCGAGTGTCTTAGTATACCTATCCATGTCAAAATCGAAAGCCGGGGCCACATCGACCTTGTTGAGCAGCTGCGCGCCGGCGTGCTGGAAGATGCCCGGGTACTTGATGGGCTTGTCGTCGCCCTCGGGCACCGAGAGAATCATGATGGACAGGTTTTCGCCCAGGTCAAAGTCGACTGAGCAGACCAGGTTACCCACGTTTTCGATAAAGATAACATCGATGTTTTGAAGGCCCACTGCCTGGTCGAACGCGTCGACGGCCTCCATGATCATGTTGCCCTCGAGGTGGCACAGGCCGCCCGTGTTGATCTGGATGGCGGGCATGCCGGCTTCCTTCATGGTAATGGCGTCGACGTCCGAGGCGATATCGCCCTCGATGACGGCGCAACGCAGGCCCGCCTTGTCGCGCAGGCGCTCGTTGGTGCCCAAAATCGTGGTGGTCTTGCCCGAACCGGGGCTCGACAGCACATTGATCACATAGGTGCCCGTCTCTTTAAATCGCTGACGTAGCTGATCTGCCAGGCGCTCATTGCGCGACAGAATCGGCGATGCGATATCAATCGTTTTCTCAGCCATACTCGGCACTCCTTACTTTGGCCCCTTTATACCCCGTCCCCAGGTGGCTGGCGGGCTAATCGTCGGGGGTTTCGATTTCGATACTCGCGATATCGAGCTCGCGGCCGTGCAGTAGGCGCACGTTGGCGCCGCCGCACTGGGGGCAACGGCAATGGAAGCGGTCGTGCTCAAAGACCTCACCGCAGTCCAGACACTCGCTTTGTGGATGGACTTCCTCCACGGCAAGCTCGCAGCCCTTCGTGAGCGGGTCCTCGTCGCGAAATGTCTCCCACGCAAAGTCGAGCGCCTCGCGCACAACTTCGGTCATATCCCCGATACGCAGCGTTACCAAAACGGCGCGCGAGGCCCCCGCCCCACGCGCCGCGCGAATCACTGTATCGAGTATGCCGTTGACAATGCCAACCTCGTGCATACCGATTTACTCCTCGCTATCCTCTTCGTCGTCCGAAAACAGGTCCAGACGGCTCACGAACAGGCCCTCCTTGCCCTCGCGCGCGGTAATGACCACGCGCGCGATAGCAAGCGAAATCTCGTAGAGCGAAAGCAGGGCGCCGTACATAAGGCCCAGGGTGACAGGCGAGCCGTCGGGCGTGATCACAGCCGAACCCACGAGCAGGCCTACGTACACGTAGCGCCAGGCACTGCGGAAGGCCGCGTAGGACACGATGTGGAAGACGGACAGGTAGAAGATGATGAGCGGCAGCTCAAACGCCACGCCAAAGCCGATCATAAAGAGCAGCTCCATGTTGACGTAGTTCTCCAGGTCGGGCAGCGCCGTGGCGACGGCCGAGGTCTCGCCGATGAGCCACTCAAAGCCCGCCGGGATGATGATGAAGTAGCAGAAGATGGCACCCAGGAAGAACAGCACCGTCGAGGCGAGCACCGTGGGCACAACCCACTTGCGCTCGTTGGGGCGCAGTGCCGGCAGGAAAAATGCCAGGATCTGCCAGATGATCATGGGCGTGCACATGACCACGGCCATCTTGATGGCCAGCGAGAAGCGCAGGCCAAAACCGCCGAGCGTGGTGGTGATGTAGAACTTACCATCCGGCACAAAGGAGCGG
Proteins encoded in this region:
- a CDS encoding DNA topoisomerase I, whose translation is MKLIIAEKNDAARQIAERLSTGKPKKDKVYNTAIYRFEWKGEECVTIGLAGHILAPDFCDSVLFDKKLGWYSVTEDGEMLPADMPDGLARPPYDTKRKPFLADGISIKGWKLESLPYLTWAPVIKLPAEKELIRSLKNLAKKSDSVIIATDFDREGELIGSDALNKVREVAPDLPVARAQYSSFTKAEITHAFDNLVTLDQNLADAGESRQHIDLIWGAVLTRYLTLAKFGGFGNVRSAGRVQTPTLALVVERERERMAFVPEDYWQIRGMGAAQGAAEDDRFKIAHKTARFTDKDAAEMAYGHVDGVATATVAAVTKRSRKQQPPTPFATTSLQAAAAAEGISPARTMRIAESLYMAGLISYPRVDNTVYPATLDLGAVVSDLAKINPALAPVCKKVLAGPMKPTRGKVETTDHPPIYPTGEGDPSTLDGGQRKLYDLIARRFLATLMGPATIENTKLELDVNGEPFVASGDVLVTPGFREAYPYGLKRDEQMPPLEQGDTVDVFDIKLEAKQTEPPARYSQGKLVQEMEKRGLGTKSTRASIIERLYAVRYLKNDPVEPSQLGIAIIDALTQFAPRITSPDMTSELDGDMTRVERGEDTEEHVVTHSRALLAGVLDELLKHTQELGDAISDAVTADARVGACPKCGKDLVMKTSAKTRGSFIGCMGWPDCDVTYPVPSGVKVSPLEGEAAVCPECGAPRIKCQPFRQKAFEICVNPTCPTNYEPDLKVGECKVCAEAGRHGDLIAHKSEKSGKRFIRCTNYDDCGVSYPLPARGKLEATGETCPECGAPIVVVNTARGPWRICVNMDCPTKEKKPARGRKTTTKASTAKTTAAKKATTAKKTAAKKSTTKKTAADK
- the hypB gene encoding hydrogenase nickel incorporation protein HypB, yielding MAEKTIDIASPILSRNERLADQLRQRFKETGTYVINVLSSPGSGKTTTILGTNERLRDKAGLRCAVIEGDIASDVDAITMKEAGMPAIQINTGGLCHLEGNMIMEAVDAFDQAVGLQNIDVIFIENVGNLVCSVDFDLGENLSIMILSVPEGDDKPIKYPGIFQHAGAQLLNKVDVAPAFDFDMDRYTKTLDDLNPQAPRFSVSARKGEGMDAWCDWLIGQIEQARA
- the hypA gene encoding hydrogenase maturation nickel metallochaperone HypA, yielding MHEVGIVNGILDTVIRAARGAGASRAVLVTLRIGDMTEVVREALDFAWETFRDEDPLTKGCELAVEEVHPQSECLDCGEVFEHDRFHCRCPQCGGANVRLLHGRELDIASIEIETPDD
- the tatC gene encoding twin-arginine translocase subunit TatC; translated protein: MPIGPARMPLFDHLGELRRRLTIVVVSVFAAAIVLYFATPVVLDILEDPIRSFVPDGKFYITTTLGGFGLRFSLAIKMAVVMCTPMIIWQILAFFLPALRPNERKWVVPTVLASTVLFFLGAIFCYFIIIPAGFEWLIGETSAVATALPDLENYVNMELLFMIGFGVAFELPLIIFYLSVFHIVSYAAFRSAWRYVYVGLLVGSAVITPDGSPVTLGLMYGALLSLYEISLAIARVVITAREGKEGLFVSRLDLFSDDEEDSEE